The following proteins come from a genomic window of Nocardioides albertanoniae:
- a CDS encoding HNH endonuclease family protein — translation MKMRGLFILACGALVPLTIPAAAHAESYSQSLSTAIGDLSVAAEDRTGYDRDLFEHWIDADGDGCNTRNEVLIEEADDAPTVGSGCSLSGGRWYSYYDGASWTATGDIDIDHMVPLAEAWDSGAKSWSSTERRDYANDLGFYGSLVGVTDNVNQTKSDADPAEWMPDREKCRYLKEYVSVKIRWGLSVDNTEKSALTDLTSTNGCGDQAVSVTLAR, via the coding sequence ATGAAAATGCGTGGCCTGTTCATCCTTGCCTGCGGCGCACTCGTGCCGCTCACGATTCCGGCGGCAGCGCACGCCGAGTCCTACTCCCAGTCGCTCTCGACCGCCATCGGCGACCTCTCGGTGGCGGCCGAGGATCGCACGGGCTACGACCGCGACCTCTTCGAGCACTGGATCGACGCCGACGGCGACGGGTGCAACACCCGCAACGAGGTGCTCATCGAGGAGGCCGACGACGCCCCGACCGTCGGCTCCGGCTGCTCGCTGTCGGGCGGTCGTTGGTACTCCTACTACGACGGAGCCTCCTGGACCGCCACCGGCGACATCGACATCGACCACATGGTGCCGCTCGCCGAGGCGTGGGACTCCGGCGCCAAGTCGTGGTCGTCGACCGAGCGCCGCGACTACGCCAACGACCTCGGCTTCTACGGCTCCCTCGTCGGCGTCACCGACAACGTGAACCAGACGAAGTCCGACGCCGACCCGGCCGAGTGGATGCCCGATCGCGAGAAGTGCCGCTACCTCAAGGAGTACGTCTCGGTGAAGATCCGCTGGGGCCTCTCCGTCGACAACACCGAGAAGTCGGCCCTCACCGACCTCACCTCCACCAACGGCTGCGGCGACCAAGCCGTCTCGGTGACCCTCGCCCGCTGA
- a CDS encoding site-specific DNA-methyltransferase — protein sequence MAEPWNTFVEGDNLDVLQVFAAAEQTFDLIYIDPPYNTGSLFAYHDDRRGDDGRRDGRHEAWVAMMRPRLEAARAVMSERAAIYVSIDDNEAAYLKILMDEVFGERNRLAQIVVNLNPKGRQLGNGFATSHEYLLVYAADARTCALESSIPEAVNDQDFPLVTDDGRHYRRLPLRNTNKKFNPATAKSLHFPLWGDPETGEVRIEPFDHGQEIWPVFGDGRPAVWRWSAPLIEARPEDLMCRRVRGKLGERVDVYQRDWLSRDASGDARRKKLTTIWLTEEIGSTDSAVAEMKSLVGPLFESPKPTGLVRRILATMPSDVRVLDFFAGSGTTGHAVALANVEDGGRRTCWSVQIAEPTRPGSNAARAELAYVSDITRARLAAVVAAHGNGDAAELAECDLGELLATSGNPVTRGV from the coding sequence GTGGCGGAGCCGTGGAACACCTTTGTCGAGGGAGACAACCTCGACGTACTCCAGGTCTTCGCAGCCGCCGAGCAGACGTTCGACCTGATCTATATCGACCCTCCCTACAACACCGGCAGCCTCTTCGCCTACCACGATGACCGGCGTGGGGACGACGGCCGGCGCGACGGTCGCCACGAGGCCTGGGTCGCGATGATGCGGCCGCGGTTGGAGGCGGCGCGGGCGGTCATGTCCGAGCGTGCGGCGATCTATGTCTCCATCGACGACAACGAGGCCGCCTACCTCAAGATCTTGATGGACGAGGTCTTCGGCGAGCGCAACCGGCTCGCGCAGATCGTGGTCAACCTCAACCCGAAGGGGCGCCAGCTCGGCAACGGCTTCGCGACGTCCCACGAGTACCTGCTCGTCTACGCCGCGGATGCGCGCACGTGCGCGCTCGAGTCGAGCATCCCCGAGGCCGTCAACGACCAGGACTTCCCGCTGGTCACCGACGACGGGCGCCACTACCGGCGACTGCCGCTGCGCAACACCAACAAGAAGTTCAACCCGGCGACCGCCAAGTCGCTGCACTTCCCGCTCTGGGGAGACCCGGAGACCGGCGAGGTACGCATCGAGCCCTTCGACCACGGGCAGGAGATCTGGCCGGTCTTCGGTGACGGTCGTCCGGCCGTCTGGCGGTGGAGCGCCCCGCTGATCGAGGCTCGTCCCGAGGATCTGATGTGCCGTCGCGTACGCGGCAAGCTGGGGGAGCGGGTCGACGTCTATCAGCGCGACTGGCTCTCCCGAGACGCATCGGGCGACGCTCGCCGCAAGAAGCTCACCACCATCTGGCTGACCGAGGAGATCGGCTCGACCGACTCTGCCGTCGCAGAGATGAAATCCCTGGTCGGGCCGCTGTTCGAGTCGCCGAAGCCGACCGGTCTCGTCCGGCGGATCCTGGCCACGATGCCGTCCGACGTGCGGGTGCTCGACTTCTTCGCCGGGTCCGGCACCACCGGCCACGCGGTCGCTCTGGCCAACGTGGAGGACGGCGGGCGGCGTACGTGCTGGTCGGTTCAGATCGCTGAGCCGACGCGGCCGGGGTCGAACGCGGCGAGGGCTGAGCTGGCCTACGTCTCCGACATCACCCGTGCGCGGCTGGCTGCGGTCGTCGCCGCTCACGGTAACGGCGACGCCGCCGAGCTCGCCGAGTGCGACCTGGGTGAACTTCTTGCAACATCTGGTAATCCTGTTACACGAGGCGTGTAA
- a CDS encoding mismatch-specific DNA-glycosylase, whose product MARFTQTELQTYYGVSVPDLLPPDDQPLRLLFVGINPGLWTAATQTHFAHPGNRFYPAIYRAGIISRPVDAAAGMTDADRDYFRSHGIGFTNIVRRATAKASELTSTELKDGGAELFSLVMHRKPAVVAIAGITAYRAAFNRPKAKQGLQREPLAGSELWVVPNPSGLNAHETVPSLATAYTEPARAAGLL is encoded by the coding sequence GTGGCCCGCTTCACCCAGACCGAGCTCCAGACCTATTACGGCGTCTCGGTGCCCGACCTTCTCCCTCCCGACGACCAGCCCCTGCGGCTCCTCTTCGTCGGTATCAACCCGGGCCTGTGGACCGCGGCGACCCAGACCCACTTCGCGCACCCGGGCAACCGGTTCTACCCCGCCATCTACCGGGCCGGCATCATCAGCCGCCCCGTCGACGCGGCCGCCGGGATGACCGACGCCGACCGCGACTACTTCCGCTCGCACGGGATCGGCTTCACCAACATCGTCCGGCGCGCCACCGCCAAGGCCTCCGAGCTCACCTCGACCGAGCTCAAGGACGGCGGCGCCGAGCTGTTCTCCCTGGTCATGCACAGGAAACCGGCCGTCGTGGCGATCGCCGGCATCACCGCGTACCGAGCTGCGTTCAACCGCCCGAAAGCCAAGCAGGGTCTCCAACGCGAGCCGCTCGCCGGCTCCGAGCTCTGGGTCGTGCCCAACCCGTCCGGCCTCAACGCCCACGAGACCGTGCCCAGCCTGGCCACCGCCTACACCGAACCCGCCCGCGCCGCCGGCCTTCTCTGA
- a CDS encoding TOPRIM nucleotidyl transferase/hydrolase domain-containing protein, with protein sequence MSERQRTTTETVRPITLLVEGESDKALVEALAPRYGVDLEDLGIEVVSMGGAGNAGRYIRETTAAGHRVGGLYDEAEEHFVTNALGRQIGEDLSGQGFFACRRDLEDEMIRAIGAARIVEILESNGEGGKFRTLQNQPEHRGEEVADQLHRFFGTASGRKIRYGTILGEAVELERIPDPLVGLLTWCWG encoded by the coding sequence ATGAGTGAGCGCCAGCGAACGACGACGGAGACGGTCAGACCGATCACGCTGCTCGTCGAAGGGGAGTCCGACAAGGCTCTGGTGGAGGCGCTCGCGCCGCGTTACGGAGTGGACCTCGAAGATCTCGGCATCGAGGTCGTCTCGATGGGCGGCGCCGGCAACGCCGGGCGCTACATCCGCGAGACGACGGCGGCGGGGCACCGGGTCGGCGGCCTCTACGACGAGGCCGAGGAGCACTTCGTCACCAACGCGCTCGGCCGCCAGATCGGCGAGGACCTCTCCGGGCAGGGGTTCTTCGCCTGCCGACGCGACCTCGAGGACGAGATGATCCGGGCGATCGGGGCGGCGCGGATCGTCGAGATCCTCGAGTCCAACGGCGAGGGCGGCAAGTTCCGTACGCTGCAGAACCAGCCCGAGCACCGCGGCGAGGAGGTCGCCGACCAGCTGCATCGCTTCTTCGGCACCGCGTCGGGGCGCAAGATCCGCTACGGCACGATCCTCGGTGAGGCCGTCGAGCTCGAGCGCATCCCGGACCCGCTGGTCGGCCTGCTGACCTGGTGCTGGGGCTGA
- a CDS encoding helix-turn-helix domain-containing protein, with product MEQQVSRLVADCIERSGLNARQVAARAGVSASTVHRIVHGVVSPSVATLENITTACGAGLTMSASPLADPAAAAAARALLDDMYPSDVAPEVESWAGRLDAWADGDPLQIVEEAARASGVLHRPGAIRLSGDATAGRLASAGDASGQRWALSGAAGLDLPAFDEAVGRVTVLWCEDPSAVGALLAGGTLRPAATADRVAVVVAAAEADLFLGAFERDRVVYAAPVQIAIDAISVGGAAADRAREEIRTW from the coding sequence ATGGAACAGCAGGTCAGTCGGTTGGTCGCCGACTGCATCGAACGCTCGGGGCTCAACGCGCGCCAGGTGGCGGCGCGGGCTGGTGTGTCGGCCTCGACGGTGCACCGGATCGTGCACGGGGTGGTCAGCCCGTCGGTCGCGACGCTCGAGAACATCACCACGGCGTGCGGCGCCGGGCTCACGATGAGCGCATCGCCGCTGGCAGATCCGGCGGCCGCGGCGGCGGCGCGAGCCCTGCTCGATGACATGTATCCGAGCGATGTCGCGCCCGAGGTGGAGAGCTGGGCGGGACGGCTCGATGCCTGGGCCGACGGCGACCCGCTGCAGATCGTCGAGGAGGCCGCACGCGCCTCCGGCGTGCTCCATCGTCCGGGCGCCATCCGACTGAGCGGGGACGCGACGGCCGGACGGCTCGCCTCCGCCGGCGACGCCTCAGGTCAGCGCTGGGCGCTCTCCGGCGCCGCCGGCCTCGACCTGCCGGCTTTCGACGAGGCGGTCGGTCGGGTCACGGTCTTGTGGTGCGAGGACCCGAGCGCGGTCGGAGCTCTCCTCGCCGGCGGGACTCTCCGGCCGGCGGCTACCGCAGATCGTGTCGCCGTTGTCGTCGCCGCTGCCGAGGCCGATCTCTTCCTCGGAGCGTTCGAGCGCGACCGTGTCGTCTACGCGGCCCCGGTCCAGATCGCCATCGACGCCATCTCGGTCGGCGGAGCCGCTGCGGATCGTGCCCGTGAGGAGATCCGCACATGGTGA
- a CDS encoding Fic family protein, translated as MVTKRPRWAPDPETYAARKPSEEDAYRPVADREARTHDAQMRDTGVWWTEVDTTRLRPGDTESAWRRFRANLPELVWHAARLEGNGFTLPEVRSVLAGVTVGGHLTEEELQVRALGDAYGALRDLVGYGTFGVDKSTSDRLNRILARHEAPGAGRFRGEGALRRDRSDVLRARFTTLQEHLAETGDPLLQALIYFCSAARTRFYVAGNKRTALLMMTGILMSNGFDTIVIPSARGLELDHAVDTLVATDDATELMAFLVDCAGSRPDPVRSGPVETLPTELATAEAKENSFTEDRANNGSYVANPANGISITGGRANERSFLGDRANENSFIDDPAHERPFTTHPASERSSTGDPAHERSFADNAANENSLTENLANENSFAPRRGYTRRLR; from the coding sequence ATGGTGACCAAGCGGCCCCGCTGGGCGCCCGACCCCGAGACGTACGCTGCCCGCAAGCCGTCCGAGGAGGATGCCTATCGTCCGGTCGCGGACCGTGAGGCACGGACGCACGACGCGCAGATGCGTGACACCGGCGTGTGGTGGACCGAGGTCGACACGACCCGCCTGCGGCCCGGCGACACCGAGAGCGCCTGGCGACGATTCCGGGCGAACCTGCCGGAGCTGGTCTGGCACGCTGCCCGGCTCGAGGGCAACGGCTTCACTCTCCCCGAGGTCCGCTCCGTCCTCGCCGGCGTGACGGTCGGCGGACATCTGACCGAAGAGGAGCTGCAGGTGCGGGCACTCGGTGATGCGTACGGCGCGCTGCGCGACCTCGTCGGCTACGGCACCTTCGGAGTCGACAAATCGACGTCCGACCGGCTCAACCGCATCCTTGCTCGCCATGAGGCGCCCGGGGCCGGGAGGTTTCGCGGCGAGGGCGCGCTGCGGCGCGATCGCAGCGACGTGCTCCGAGCTCGTTTCACGACCCTCCAGGAGCACCTCGCCGAGACCGGAGACCCGCTGCTCCAGGCGCTGATCTACTTCTGCTCCGCTGCCCGCACCCGGTTCTACGTCGCGGGAAACAAGCGCACCGCCCTGCTGATGATGACCGGCATCCTGATGTCCAACGGCTTCGACACCATCGTCATCCCCTCAGCCCGCGGCCTCGAGCTCGACCATGCCGTCGACACCCTCGTCGCCACCGACGACGCCACCGAGCTGATGGCCTTCCTCGTCGACTGCGCTGGATCCAGGCCCGACCCCGTGAGATCGGGCCCCGTGGAGACACTCCCGACTGAGCTGGCCACAGCCGAGGCGAAAGAAAATTCGTTCACCGAGGACCGGGCGAACAACGGTTCGTACGTCGCCAACCCCGCGAACGGAATTTCAATCACTGGTGGCCGGGCGAACGAACGTTCATTCCTTGGCGATCGGGCGAACGAAAATTCGTTCATCGACGACCCGGCACACGAACGTCCATTCACCACCCACCCGGCGAGCGAACGTTCGTCCACCGGTGACCCGGCACATGAACGTTCGTTCGCCGACAACGCGGCGAATGAAAATTCGCTCACCGAAAACCTCGCGAACGAAAACTCGTTCGCCCCACGACGGGGCTACACCAGGCGCCTCCGATAG
- a CDS encoding nucleoside/nucleotide kinase family protein yields MDSVVELAERVRLRAEAGAAGRYVLGIVGPPGAGKSTLAGRLRDALGVAGRAAVVAPMDGFHLSNAELDAMGARDRKGEPDTFDAEGYVAALRRVREGHRVAWPTFSRVTDEPVPGGVRIGEESIVITEGNYLLLDEGPWRDVRGLLDEAWFVDVPDSVLVPRLLERFLVGGRSREEAEAKTAASDLHNAALIRATRDRADLEVALA; encoded by the coding sequence GTGGACAGCGTCGTCGAGCTGGCGGAGCGGGTGCGGCTGAGGGCTGAGGCCGGCGCGGCGGGTCGGTATGTGCTGGGGATCGTCGGGCCGCCGGGTGCGGGGAAGTCGACGCTGGCAGGGCGGCTGCGTGACGCGCTCGGCGTGGCCGGCCGGGCCGCGGTGGTAGCGCCGATGGACGGCTTCCACCTGAGCAACGCCGAGCTGGACGCGATGGGGGCGAGAGACCGCAAAGGAGAGCCGGACACGTTCGATGCCGAGGGGTATGTGGCCGCGCTGCGGCGAGTCCGGGAAGGGCATCGAGTCGCGTGGCCGACGTTCAGCCGGGTCACCGACGAACCGGTGCCTGGCGGGGTGCGGATCGGTGAGGAGTCGATCGTGATCACGGAGGGCAACTATCTGCTGCTGGACGAGGGGCCCTGGCGGGACGTACGCGGGTTGTTGGACGAGGCGTGGTTCGTCGACGTGCCCGACTCCGTCCTCGTGCCTCGGTTGCTGGAGCGGTTTCTCGTTGGCGGTAGGTCGCGGGAGGAGGCGGAGGCGAAGACCGCCGCGAGCGACCTGCACAACGCCGCGCTGATCCGGGCGACGCGGGACCGGGCGGACCTAGAGGTCGCGCTCGCTTGA